The following are encoded together in the Fusobacterium varium genome:
- the gatC gene encoding Asp-tRNA(Asn)/Glu-tRNA(Gln) amidotransferase subunit GatC: MALTKEEVLNVAKLARLKFSAEEIEKFQVELNDILGYIDMLNEVDTAETKALVQVNDEVNNLRDDEVRESLSTEKALSNAPDSGDGAIIVPKVVG; encoded by the coding sequence ATGGCTTTAACAAAAGAAGAAGTTTTAAATGTTGCCAAATTGGCTAGATTAAAATTTTCTGCTGAAGAAATTGAAAAATTTCAAGTAGAATTAAATGATATACTTGGATATATTGATATGTTAAATGAAGTAGATACAGCAGAAACAAAAGCTTTAGTACAAGTAAATGATGAAGTAAACAATTTAAGAGATGATGAGGTTAGAGAATCTCTATCAACTGAAAAAGCTCTTTCTAATGCACCTGATTCTGGAGATGGAGCAATAATCGTACCTAAAGTTGTTGGGTAA